A genomic segment from Sciurus carolinensis chromosome 1, mSciCar1.2, whole genome shotgun sequence encodes:
- the Crtc2 gene encoding CREB-regulated transcription coactivator 2 isoform X3, whose amino-acid sequence MATSGANGPGSATASASNPRKFSEKIALQKQRQAEETAAFEEVMMDIGSTRLQAQKLRLAYTRSSHYGGSLPNVNQIGCGLAEFQSPLQSPLDSSRSTRHHGLVERVQRDPRRMVSPLRRYPRHIDSSPYSSAYLSPPPESSWRRTMPWSNFPVEKGQLFRLPSALNRTSSDSALHTSVMNPNPQDTYPGPTPPSVLPSRRGVPAIEENLLDDKHLLKPWDTKKLSSSSSRPRSCEVPGINIFPSPDQPANVPVLPPAMNTGGSLPDLTNLHFPPPLPTPLDPEETTYPSLSGGSSTSNLTHTMTHLGISGGLGLGPGYDAPGLHSPLSHPSLQSSLSNPNLQASLSSPQPQLQGSHSHPSLPASSLTRHTLPTTSLGHPSLSAPALSSSSSSSSTSSPILGTPPYPASTPGTSPRHRRVPLSPLSLPVGPADARRSQQQLPKQFSPTMSPTLSSITQGVPLDTSKLPTDQRLPPYPYSPPSLVLPTQQPKPLQQPGLPAQVCLVQPSGGQPPGRQSHYEIPYPPGSTGHGQQSHHRPVSDFSLGNLEQFSMESPSTSLVLDPPGFSEGPGFLGDEVPVSGPQDPHTLNHQNLTHCSRHGSGPNIVLTGDSSPGFSKEIAVALAGVPGFEMSAPGLELGLGLEDELRMEPLGLEGLNMLSDPCALLPDPAVEDSFRSDRLQ is encoded by the exons TTACAGGCCCAAAAACTGCGACTGGCATACACAAGAAGCTCCCATTATGGTGGTTCTCTGCCCAATGTTAACCAGATTGGCTGTGGCCTGGCTGAGTTCCAG AGCCCCCTCCAATCTCCTTTGGATTCATCTCGGAGCACTCGGCACCATGGGCTGGTGGAAAGAGTGCAGCGAGATCCCCGCAGAATGGTGTCCCCACTCCGCCGATATCCTCGCCAC ATTGACAGTTCTCCCTATAGTTCTGCCTACTTATCTCCTCCTCCAGAGTCCAGCTGGCGAAG GACGATGCCCTGGAGCAATTTCCCTGTAGAGAAGGGGCAGTTGTTTCGACTACCATCTGCACTTAACAG GACAAGCTCTGACTCTGCCCTTCATACAAGTGTGATGAACCCCAACCCCCAGGACACTTATCCAGGACCCACACCTCCCAGTGTCCTACCCAGCCGCCGTGGGG TCCCTGCTATTGAGGAGAACTTGCTAGATGACAAACATTTGCTGAAACCATGGGATACTAAGAAG CTGTCCTCATCCTCCTCCCGACCTCGGTCCTGTGAAGTTCCTGGAATTAA CATCTTTCCATCTCCTGACCAGCCTGCCAATGTGCCTGTCCTCCCTCCTGCCATGAACACTGGGGGCTCCCTACCTGACCTCACCAACCTGCACTTTCCTCCACCGCTGCCCACCCCCCTGGACCCTGAAGAGACAACCTATCCCAGCCTGAGTGGGGGCAGTAGTACCTCCAATTTGACCCACACCATGACTCACCTGGGCATCAGTGGAGGACTGGGCCTGGGCCCGGGCTATGATGCACCAG GACTTCATTCACCTCTCAGCCACCCATCCCTGCAGTCCTCCCTAAGCAATCCCAACCTCCAGGCTTCCCTGAGCAGTCCTCAGCCCCAGCTCCAGGGTTCCCACAGTCACCCCTCACTGCCTGCCTCCTCGTTGACCCGCCATACACTGCCCACCACCTCCCTGGGCCACCCATCACTCAGTGCTCCggccctttcttcctcttcttcctcttcctccacttcATCACCCATCCTGGGCACTCCCCCTTACCCAGCTTCTACCCCTGGGACCTCCCCCCGTCACCGCCGTGTCcccctcagccccctgagtttgCCCGTGGGCCCAGCCGACGCCAGAAGGTCCCAACAGCAGCTGCCCAAACAGTTTTCGCCAACAATGTCACCCACCTTGTCTTCCATCACTCAG gGCGTCCCCCTGGACACCAGTAAACTGCCTACTGACCAGCGGCTTCCCCCCTACCCATACAGCCCCCCAAGTCTGGTTCTGCCCACCCAGCAACCAAAGCCTCTGCAGCAGCCAGGGCTGCCTGCTCAGGTCTGTTTAGTGCAGCCCTCTGGTGGGCAACCCCCAGGCAGGCAGTCACATTATGAGATACCATACCCACCTGGGTCCACTGGGCACGGGCAACAGTCTCATCACCGGCCAGTGAGTGACTTCAGCCTGGGAAAT CTGGAGCAGTTCAGCATGGAGAGCCCATCAACCAGTCTGGTGCTGGATCCCCCTGGCTTTTCTGAAGGACCTGGATTTTTAGGGGATGAGGTGCCAGTGAGTGGCCCCCAGGACCCTCACACTCTCAACCACCAGAACTTGACCCACTGTTCCCGCCATGGTTCAGGACCTAACATTGTCCTCACAG GAGACTCCTCCCCAGGTTTCTCTAAGGAAATTGCAGTGGCCCTGGCTGGAGTACCTGGCTTTGAGATGTCAGCACCTGGGTTGGAGCTGGGGCTTGGGTTGGAAGATGAACTGCGCATGGAGCCACTGGGCCTGGAAGGGCTAAACATGCTGAGTGACCCCTGTGCCCTGCTGCCCGATCCTGCTGTAGAGGATTCATTCCGCAGTGACCGGCTACAGTGA
- the Crtc2 gene encoding CREB-regulated transcription coactivator 2 isoform X1, translated as MATSGANGPGSATASASNPRKFSEKIALQKQRQAEETAAFEEVMMDIGSTRLQAQKLRLAYTRSSHYGGSLPNVNQIGCGLAEFQSPLQSPLDSSRSTRHHGLVERVQRDPRRMVSPLRRYPRHIDSSPYSSAYLSPPPESSWRRTMPWSNFPVEKGQLFRLPSALNRTSSDSALHTSVMNPNPQDTYPGPTPPSVLPSRRGGFLDGEIDSKVPAIEENLLDDKHLLKPWDTKKLSSSSSRPRSCEVPGINIFPSPDQPANVPVLPPAMNTGGSLPDLTNLHFPPPLPTPLDPEETTYPSLSGGSSTSNLTHTMTHLGISGGLGLGPGYDAPGLHSPLSHPSLQSSLSNPNLQASLSSPQPQLQGSHSHPSLPASSLTRHTLPTTSLGHPSLSAPALSSSSSSSSTSSPILGTPPYPASTPGTSPRHRRVPLSPLSLPVGPADARRSQQQLPKQFSPTMSPTLSSITQGVPLDTSKLPTDQRLPPYPYSPPSLVLPTQQPKPLQQPGLPAQVCLVQPSGGQPPGRQSHYEIPYPPGSTGHGQQSHHRPVSDFSLGNLEQFSMESPSTSLVLDPPGFSEGPGFLGDEVPVSGPQDPHTLNHQNLTHCSRHGSGPNIVLTGDSSPGFSKEIAVALAGVPGFEMSAPGLELGLGLEDELRMEPLGLEGLNMLSDPCALLPDPAVEDSFRSDRLQ; from the exons TTACAGGCCCAAAAACTGCGACTGGCATACACAAGAAGCTCCCATTATGGTGGTTCTCTGCCCAATGTTAACCAGATTGGCTGTGGCCTGGCTGAGTTCCAG AGCCCCCTCCAATCTCCTTTGGATTCATCTCGGAGCACTCGGCACCATGGGCTGGTGGAAAGAGTGCAGCGAGATCCCCGCAGAATGGTGTCCCCACTCCGCCGATATCCTCGCCAC ATTGACAGTTCTCCCTATAGTTCTGCCTACTTATCTCCTCCTCCAGAGTCCAGCTGGCGAAG GACGATGCCCTGGAGCAATTTCCCTGTAGAGAAGGGGCAGTTGTTTCGACTACCATCTGCACTTAACAG GACAAGCTCTGACTCTGCCCTTCATACAAGTGTGATGAACCCCAACCCCCAGGACACTTATCCAGGACCCACACCTCCCAGTGTCCTACCCAGCCGCCGTGGGG GTTTTCTGGATGGTGAAATAGACTCCAAAG TCCCTGCTATTGAGGAGAACTTGCTAGATGACAAACATTTGCTGAAACCATGGGATACTAAGAAG CTGTCCTCATCCTCCTCCCGACCTCGGTCCTGTGAAGTTCCTGGAATTAA CATCTTTCCATCTCCTGACCAGCCTGCCAATGTGCCTGTCCTCCCTCCTGCCATGAACACTGGGGGCTCCCTACCTGACCTCACCAACCTGCACTTTCCTCCACCGCTGCCCACCCCCCTGGACCCTGAAGAGACAACCTATCCCAGCCTGAGTGGGGGCAGTAGTACCTCCAATTTGACCCACACCATGACTCACCTGGGCATCAGTGGAGGACTGGGCCTGGGCCCGGGCTATGATGCACCAG GACTTCATTCACCTCTCAGCCACCCATCCCTGCAGTCCTCCCTAAGCAATCCCAACCTCCAGGCTTCCCTGAGCAGTCCTCAGCCCCAGCTCCAGGGTTCCCACAGTCACCCCTCACTGCCTGCCTCCTCGTTGACCCGCCATACACTGCCCACCACCTCCCTGGGCCACCCATCACTCAGTGCTCCggccctttcttcctcttcttcctcttcctccacttcATCACCCATCCTGGGCACTCCCCCTTACCCAGCTTCTACCCCTGGGACCTCCCCCCGTCACCGCCGTGTCcccctcagccccctgagtttgCCCGTGGGCCCAGCCGACGCCAGAAGGTCCCAACAGCAGCTGCCCAAACAGTTTTCGCCAACAATGTCACCCACCTTGTCTTCCATCACTCAG gGCGTCCCCCTGGACACCAGTAAACTGCCTACTGACCAGCGGCTTCCCCCCTACCCATACAGCCCCCCAAGTCTGGTTCTGCCCACCCAGCAACCAAAGCCTCTGCAGCAGCCAGGGCTGCCTGCTCAGGTCTGTTTAGTGCAGCCCTCTGGTGGGCAACCCCCAGGCAGGCAGTCACATTATGAGATACCATACCCACCTGGGTCCACTGGGCACGGGCAACAGTCTCATCACCGGCCAGTGAGTGACTTCAGCCTGGGAAAT CTGGAGCAGTTCAGCATGGAGAGCCCATCAACCAGTCTGGTGCTGGATCCCCCTGGCTTTTCTGAAGGACCTGGATTTTTAGGGGATGAGGTGCCAGTGAGTGGCCCCCAGGACCCTCACACTCTCAACCACCAGAACTTGACCCACTGTTCCCGCCATGGTTCAGGACCTAACATTGTCCTCACAG GAGACTCCTCCCCAGGTTTCTCTAAGGAAATTGCAGTGGCCCTGGCTGGAGTACCTGGCTTTGAGATGTCAGCACCTGGGTTGGAGCTGGGGCTTGGGTTGGAAGATGAACTGCGCATGGAGCCACTGGGCCTGGAAGGGCTAAACATGCTGAGTGACCCCTGTGCCCTGCTGCCCGATCCTGCTGTAGAGGATTCATTCCGCAGTGACCGGCTACAGTGA
- the Crtc2 gene encoding CREB-regulated transcription coactivator 2 isoform X4: MVSPLRRYPRHIDSSPYSSAYLSPPPESSWRRTMPWSNFPVEKGQLFRLPSALNRTSSDSALHTSVMNPNPQDTYPGPTPPSVLPSRRGGFLDGEIDSKVPAIEENLLDDKHLLKPWDTKKLSSSSSRPRSCEVPGINIFPSPDQPANVPVLPPAMNTGGSLPDLTNLHFPPPLPTPLDPEETTYPSLSGGSSTSNLTHTMTHLGISGGLGLGPGYDAPGLHSPLSHPSLQSSLSNPNLQASLSSPQPQLQGSHSHPSLPASSLTRHTLPTTSLGHPSLSAPALSSSSSSSSTSSPILGTPPYPASTPGTSPRHRRVPLSPLSLPVGPADARRSQQQLPKQFSPTMSPTLSSITQGVPLDTSKLPTDQRLPPYPYSPPSLVLPTQQPKPLQQPGLPAQVCLVQPSGGQPPGRQSHYEIPYPPGSTGHGQQSHHRPVSDFSLGNLEQFSMESPSTSLVLDPPGFSEGPGFLGDEVPVSGPQDPHTLNHQNLTHCSRHGSGPNIVLTGDSSPGFSKEIAVALAGVPGFEMSAPGLELGLGLEDELRMEPLGLEGLNMLSDPCALLPDPAVEDSFRSDRLQ, from the exons ATGGTGTCCCCACTCCGCCGATATCCTCGCCAC ATTGACAGTTCTCCCTATAGTTCTGCCTACTTATCTCCTCCTCCAGAGTCCAGCTGGCGAAG GACGATGCCCTGGAGCAATTTCCCTGTAGAGAAGGGGCAGTTGTTTCGACTACCATCTGCACTTAACAG GACAAGCTCTGACTCTGCCCTTCATACAAGTGTGATGAACCCCAACCCCCAGGACACTTATCCAGGACCCACACCTCCCAGTGTCCTACCCAGCCGCCGTGGGG GTTTTCTGGATGGTGAAATAGACTCCAAAG TCCCTGCTATTGAGGAGAACTTGCTAGATGACAAACATTTGCTGAAACCATGGGATACTAAGAAG CTGTCCTCATCCTCCTCCCGACCTCGGTCCTGTGAAGTTCCTGGAATTAA CATCTTTCCATCTCCTGACCAGCCTGCCAATGTGCCTGTCCTCCCTCCTGCCATGAACACTGGGGGCTCCCTACCTGACCTCACCAACCTGCACTTTCCTCCACCGCTGCCCACCCCCCTGGACCCTGAAGAGACAACCTATCCCAGCCTGAGTGGGGGCAGTAGTACCTCCAATTTGACCCACACCATGACTCACCTGGGCATCAGTGGAGGACTGGGCCTGGGCCCGGGCTATGATGCACCAG GACTTCATTCACCTCTCAGCCACCCATCCCTGCAGTCCTCCCTAAGCAATCCCAACCTCCAGGCTTCCCTGAGCAGTCCTCAGCCCCAGCTCCAGGGTTCCCACAGTCACCCCTCACTGCCTGCCTCCTCGTTGACCCGCCATACACTGCCCACCACCTCCCTGGGCCACCCATCACTCAGTGCTCCggccctttcttcctcttcttcctcttcctccacttcATCACCCATCCTGGGCACTCCCCCTTACCCAGCTTCTACCCCTGGGACCTCCCCCCGTCACCGCCGTGTCcccctcagccccctgagtttgCCCGTGGGCCCAGCCGACGCCAGAAGGTCCCAACAGCAGCTGCCCAAACAGTTTTCGCCAACAATGTCACCCACCTTGTCTTCCATCACTCAG gGCGTCCCCCTGGACACCAGTAAACTGCCTACTGACCAGCGGCTTCCCCCCTACCCATACAGCCCCCCAAGTCTGGTTCTGCCCACCCAGCAACCAAAGCCTCTGCAGCAGCCAGGGCTGCCTGCTCAGGTCTGTTTAGTGCAGCCCTCTGGTGGGCAACCCCCAGGCAGGCAGTCACATTATGAGATACCATACCCACCTGGGTCCACTGGGCACGGGCAACAGTCTCATCACCGGCCAGTGAGTGACTTCAGCCTGGGAAAT CTGGAGCAGTTCAGCATGGAGAGCCCATCAACCAGTCTGGTGCTGGATCCCCCTGGCTTTTCTGAAGGACCTGGATTTTTAGGGGATGAGGTGCCAGTGAGTGGCCCCCAGGACCCTCACACTCTCAACCACCAGAACTTGACCCACTGTTCCCGCCATGGTTCAGGACCTAACATTGTCCTCACAG GAGACTCCTCCCCAGGTTTCTCTAAGGAAATTGCAGTGGCCCTGGCTGGAGTACCTGGCTTTGAGATGTCAGCACCTGGGTTGGAGCTGGGGCTTGGGTTGGAAGATGAACTGCGCATGGAGCCACTGGGCCTGGAAGGGCTAAACATGCTGAGTGACCCCTGTGCCCTGCTGCCCGATCCTGCTGTAGAGGATTCATTCCGCAGTGACCGGCTACAGTGA
- the Crtc2 gene encoding CREB-regulated transcription coactivator 2 isoform X2, which yields MATSGANGPGSATASASNPRKFSEKIALQKQRQAEETAAFEELQAQKLRLAYTRSSHYGGSLPNVNQIGCGLAEFQSPLQSPLDSSRSTRHHGLVERVQRDPRRMVSPLRRYPRHIDSSPYSSAYLSPPPESSWRRTMPWSNFPVEKGQLFRLPSALNRTSSDSALHTSVMNPNPQDTYPGPTPPSVLPSRRGGFLDGEIDSKVPAIEENLLDDKHLLKPWDTKKLSSSSSRPRSCEVPGINIFPSPDQPANVPVLPPAMNTGGSLPDLTNLHFPPPLPTPLDPEETTYPSLSGGSSTSNLTHTMTHLGISGGLGLGPGYDAPGLHSPLSHPSLQSSLSNPNLQASLSSPQPQLQGSHSHPSLPASSLTRHTLPTTSLGHPSLSAPALSSSSSSSSTSSPILGTPPYPASTPGTSPRHRRVPLSPLSLPVGPADARRSQQQLPKQFSPTMSPTLSSITQGVPLDTSKLPTDQRLPPYPYSPPSLVLPTQQPKPLQQPGLPAQVCLVQPSGGQPPGRQSHYEIPYPPGSTGHGQQSHHRPVSDFSLGNLEQFSMESPSTSLVLDPPGFSEGPGFLGDEVPVSGPQDPHTLNHQNLTHCSRHGSGPNIVLTGDSSPGFSKEIAVALAGVPGFEMSAPGLELGLGLEDELRMEPLGLEGLNMLSDPCALLPDPAVEDSFRSDRLQ from the exons TTACAGGCCCAAAAACTGCGACTGGCATACACAAGAAGCTCCCATTATGGTGGTTCTCTGCCCAATGTTAACCAGATTGGCTGTGGCCTGGCTGAGTTCCAG AGCCCCCTCCAATCTCCTTTGGATTCATCTCGGAGCACTCGGCACCATGGGCTGGTGGAAAGAGTGCAGCGAGATCCCCGCAGAATGGTGTCCCCACTCCGCCGATATCCTCGCCAC ATTGACAGTTCTCCCTATAGTTCTGCCTACTTATCTCCTCCTCCAGAGTCCAGCTGGCGAAG GACGATGCCCTGGAGCAATTTCCCTGTAGAGAAGGGGCAGTTGTTTCGACTACCATCTGCACTTAACAG GACAAGCTCTGACTCTGCCCTTCATACAAGTGTGATGAACCCCAACCCCCAGGACACTTATCCAGGACCCACACCTCCCAGTGTCCTACCCAGCCGCCGTGGGG GTTTTCTGGATGGTGAAATAGACTCCAAAG TCCCTGCTATTGAGGAGAACTTGCTAGATGACAAACATTTGCTGAAACCATGGGATACTAAGAAG CTGTCCTCATCCTCCTCCCGACCTCGGTCCTGTGAAGTTCCTGGAATTAA CATCTTTCCATCTCCTGACCAGCCTGCCAATGTGCCTGTCCTCCCTCCTGCCATGAACACTGGGGGCTCCCTACCTGACCTCACCAACCTGCACTTTCCTCCACCGCTGCCCACCCCCCTGGACCCTGAAGAGACAACCTATCCCAGCCTGAGTGGGGGCAGTAGTACCTCCAATTTGACCCACACCATGACTCACCTGGGCATCAGTGGAGGACTGGGCCTGGGCCCGGGCTATGATGCACCAG GACTTCATTCACCTCTCAGCCACCCATCCCTGCAGTCCTCCCTAAGCAATCCCAACCTCCAGGCTTCCCTGAGCAGTCCTCAGCCCCAGCTCCAGGGTTCCCACAGTCACCCCTCACTGCCTGCCTCCTCGTTGACCCGCCATACACTGCCCACCACCTCCCTGGGCCACCCATCACTCAGTGCTCCggccctttcttcctcttcttcctcttcctccacttcATCACCCATCCTGGGCACTCCCCCTTACCCAGCTTCTACCCCTGGGACCTCCCCCCGTCACCGCCGTGTCcccctcagccccctgagtttgCCCGTGGGCCCAGCCGACGCCAGAAGGTCCCAACAGCAGCTGCCCAAACAGTTTTCGCCAACAATGTCACCCACCTTGTCTTCCATCACTCAG gGCGTCCCCCTGGACACCAGTAAACTGCCTACTGACCAGCGGCTTCCCCCCTACCCATACAGCCCCCCAAGTCTGGTTCTGCCCACCCAGCAACCAAAGCCTCTGCAGCAGCCAGGGCTGCCTGCTCAGGTCTGTTTAGTGCAGCCCTCTGGTGGGCAACCCCCAGGCAGGCAGTCACATTATGAGATACCATACCCACCTGGGTCCACTGGGCACGGGCAACAGTCTCATCACCGGCCAGTGAGTGACTTCAGCCTGGGAAAT CTGGAGCAGTTCAGCATGGAGAGCCCATCAACCAGTCTGGTGCTGGATCCCCCTGGCTTTTCTGAAGGACCTGGATTTTTAGGGGATGAGGTGCCAGTGAGTGGCCCCCAGGACCCTCACACTCTCAACCACCAGAACTTGACCCACTGTTCCCGCCATGGTTCAGGACCTAACATTGTCCTCACAG GAGACTCCTCCCCAGGTTTCTCTAAGGAAATTGCAGTGGCCCTGGCTGGAGTACCTGGCTTTGAGATGTCAGCACCTGGGTTGGAGCTGGGGCTTGGGTTGGAAGATGAACTGCGCATGGAGCCACTGGGCCTGGAAGGGCTAAACATGCTGAGTGACCCCTGTGCCCTGCTGCCCGATCCTGCTGTAGAGGATTCATTCCGCAGTGACCGGCTACAGTGA